One stretch of Oncorhynchus clarkii lewisi isolate Uvic-CL-2024 chromosome 3, UVic_Ocla_1.0, whole genome shotgun sequence DNA includes these proteins:
- the LOC139390190 gene encoding protein lin-37 homolog isoform X2, translating to MHHVKIKTEKPEESGARSRLDAVLQGLVEKSDSEREQNEDETKMAEDSLSKDVSPSSAGKRPSSRFPQHRRKKRKEMDDSLTESNQHKQNAYIIKLFDRSVDLAQYTTSTPLYPICRAWMRNNPAVRERAASPSPPHSMGEEEAADMLNGKGQNVYRLPPPTSCPLNPSGDPVNLRIPSTEKPIVSKSTDTALVSGPLIYNHIERWKKIRQKWKEASNKNQLRYSESIKILKEMKEMYDR from the exons ATGCATCACGTCAAGATTAAGACTGAGAAGCCAG AGGAGAGTGGTGCACGCAGCCGACTGGATGCAGTATTACAGGGGCTGGTAGAGAAGAGTGACAGtgagag GGAGCAAAATGAAGATGAGACAAAGATGGCAGAAGACTCTCTGAGCAA GGATGTGTCTCCATCTTCTGCTGGGAAGCG GCCATCATCACGGTTCCCACAGCACCGGAGGAAGAAACGGAAAGAGATGGATGATAGCTTAACGGAGAGTAACCAACATAAACAAA ATGCCTACATTATCAAGTTGTTTGACCGCAGTGTGGACCTGGCCCAGTACACTACCAGTACCCCACTTTACCCCATTTGCCGGGCCTGGATGAGGAACAACcctgcagtcagagagagagctgCATCCCCAAGCCCCCCACACAGCATGGGGGAAGAGGAG GCTGCAGACATGCTCAATGGTAAGGGACAGAATGTGTATCGCCTCCCTCCGCCCACCTCCTGTCCTCTCAACCCTTCTGGAGATCCTGTCAATCTGAGGATCCCATCCACAGAAAAGCCTATTGTCAGCAAG TCTACAGATACAGCTCTTGTGTCTGGTCCCCTCATATACAACCACATAGAACGCTGGAAAAAGATCAGGCAAAA ATGGAAAGAAGCGTCCAACAAGAATCAGCTGAGGTATAGCGAGAGCATCAAGATCCTGAAAGAGATGAAGGAGATGTACGACCGCTAG
- the LOC139390212 gene encoding proline and serine-rich protein 3 isoform X3, whose amino-acid sequence MKASGAALFTRKNPFPPDPPLGKTHYNPSRTKKLPKQQRKTTLSPVHLAQLSSPLLQTHSLSPEDQCFLGAANHFVLCSPPATEAQPSFLESWPSTDLGSSPANTDASPNTDTLTRDPTSGKSLVSTGGGEQEDSVLAKYIERFRHGRPQSREVRQQMSAMVGEGQQPFWWLSSSPLPSSSTPTQTTDIGLSLRKDSATTLSPVGQFRHGTTLSPCRGLLDLSAMGLSDSSHGDLGDSEILHLQEKASRLLHRSSEGLGCSNFSSPVSIDEPVRRPIVTSLIDSTTVVGNLSSADLYAGTVSKPSVVGPPDPRTRPEEDILFQWRLRRKMEQASQWVQSNPQQGYTLHQYSVSCQAHKVQRNPLPAYSSHRVAPSLPITSPTVSKLQPDAPVRPHMHLLCDILSCTAQPHSPPPSHQRSPKRSEVSGADRTVRQPKAQFSSTDTSTEEPTSKHESSPPPPALSVTTEEEWAVQQRRTERTKKETLQKERSEKRTGPSCRKKKLARCHVGDRDHAERPSYADWRVSQHHTRGKDRVIPWREEPSRDWGQQERGPGVVREGCPGDRAPPPSPIHSALGQVVSEVLFLTTDSPDPPRTPVSSDSPRYVPPQSPAPPPSAQHPREVVAQLLQEAEDSDEQEFKDDPLLKVLRQQRKWVKEQIGEVDLLLDEFQEE is encoded by the exons ATGAAAGCCAG TGGTGCTGCTCTGTTCACAAGGAAGAATCCCTTCCCGCCAGACCCACCTCTGGGAAAAACCCATTACAACCCTTCACGCACCAAGAAGCTTCCAAAGCAACAGAGAAAAACC ACCCTGAGCCCTGTTCACCTTGCCCAGCTGTCCAGCCCTCTTCTCCAGACACACTCACTGAGCCCAGAGGACCAGTGCTTCCTTGGGGCAGCCAACCACTttgtcctctgttctcctcctgccACAGAGGCCCAGCCTAGTTTCTTAGAGTCCTGGCCCTCCACTGACCTTGGGTCCTCCCCGGCCAACACTGACGCCTCCCcgaacacagacacactgacacggGACCCAACATCGGGAAAGTCCCTGGTCTCCACTGGGGGAGGAGAGCAGGAAGATTCAGTGTTGGCAAA GTACATTGAACGCTTTCGTCACGGAAGGCCACAGAGTCGAGAGGTGCGTCAGCAGATGTCGGCAATGGTGGGAGAGGGCCAGCAGCCTTTCTGGtggctgtcctcctcccctctaccctccAGTTCTACACCCACTCAAACCACTGACATAG GCCTTTCCCTTAGAAAAGACTCAGCCACCACCCTCAGTCCAGTTGGGCAGTTTCGGCATGGCACCACCCTCTCCCCATGCAGGGGACTCCTTGATCTTAGTGCCATG GGCCTGTCAGACTCCTCTCACGGTGACCTTGGAGACTCCGAGATACTGCATCTGCAGGAGAAGGCCAGTAGACTGCTTCACAGAAG CTCTGAGGGCCTGGGCTGCTCCAATTTTTCCTCCCCTGTGAGCATAGATGAGCCAGTCCGAAGGCCTATAGTTACCAGTCTTATCGACTCAACCACTG TTGTGGGGAACCTAAGCTCAGCAGACCTCTATGCTGGAACCGTGTCCAAACCGTCTGTGGTTGGTCCCCCGGACCCCCGCACACGCCCAGAGGAGGACATCCTGTTTCAGTGGCGTCTGAGGAGAAAGATGGAGCAGGCCAGTCAGTGGGTTCAGTCAAACCCACAGCAGGGTTACACCCTTCATCAGTACTCTGTGAGCTGTCAGGCTCACAAG GTACAGCGGAATCCTCTCCCTGCCTATTCCTCTCATAGAgttgccccctccctccccatcaccaGCCCCACCGTCTCTAAGTTGCAGCCGGATGCCCCTGTCCGTCCCCACATGCACCTCCTCTGTGACATCCTTTCTTGTACCGCTCAGCCCCACTCCCCTCCACCCAGCCACCAGAGGAGCCCAAAGAGGAGTGAGGTCTCTGGGGCCGACCGGACCGTCAGGCAGCCCAAAGCCCAGTTCAGCTCcacagacacctccactgaggagCCCACTAGTAAACATGAGTCCTCTCCACCACCGCCCGCCTTGTCTGTGACCACAGAGGAAGAGTGGGCAGTTCAACAGAGGAGAACCGAGAGGACAAAAAAGGAGACACTACAGAAGGAGAGGAGTGAGAAGCGGACAGGGCCGTCCTGCAGAAAGAAGAAATTAGCCAG GTGTCACGTTGGTGACAGGGACCATGCTGAGAGGCCCAGCTATGCAGATTGGCGTGTGAGCCAACACCACACCAGAGGTAAAGACCGGGTCATCCCATGGAGGGAGGAGCCCAGCAGAGACTGGGGGCAACAGGAAAGGGGGCCGGGGGTAGTGAGAGAGGGCTGCCCTGGAGATCGTGCTCCACCACCCTCTCCCATACACAGCGCCCTGGGACAG GTAGTTTCAGAGGTACTTTTCCTGACCACGGACTCCCCGGACCCGCCCAGAACTCCTGTGTCCTCTGACTCTCCCAGATATGTGCCCCCGCAGTCCCCTGCCCCGCCTCCCAGTGCACAGCATCCACGGGAGGTTGTAGCTCAGCTgcttcaggaggctgaag ATTCAGACGAGCAGGAGTTTAAAGATGACCCCTTACTGAAGGTCTTAAGGCAGCAGAGGAAGTGGGTGAAGGAGCAAATCGG
- the LOC139390190 gene encoding protein lin-37 homolog isoform X1: MHHVKIKTEKPDAEESGARSRLDAVLQGLVEKSDSEREQNEDETKMAEDSLSKDVSPSSAGKRPSSRFPQHRRKKRKEMDDSLTESNQHKQNAYIIKLFDRSVDLAQYTTSTPLYPICRAWMRNNPAVRERAASPSPPHSMGEEEAADMLNGKGQNVYRLPPPTSCPLNPSGDPVNLRIPSTEKPIVSKSTDTALVSGPLIYNHIERWKKIRQKWKEASNKNQLRYSESIKILKEMKEMYDR; this comes from the exons ATGCATCACGTCAAGATTAAGACTGAGAAGCCAG aTGCAGAGGAGAGTGGTGCACGCAGCCGACTGGATGCAGTATTACAGGGGCTGGTAGAGAAGAGTGACAGtgagag GGAGCAAAATGAAGATGAGACAAAGATGGCAGAAGACTCTCTGAGCAA GGATGTGTCTCCATCTTCTGCTGGGAAGCG GCCATCATCACGGTTCCCACAGCACCGGAGGAAGAAACGGAAAGAGATGGATGATAGCTTAACGGAGAGTAACCAACATAAACAAA ATGCCTACATTATCAAGTTGTTTGACCGCAGTGTGGACCTGGCCCAGTACACTACCAGTACCCCACTTTACCCCATTTGCCGGGCCTGGATGAGGAACAACcctgcagtcagagagagagctgCATCCCCAAGCCCCCCACACAGCATGGGGGAAGAGGAG GCTGCAGACATGCTCAATGGTAAGGGACAGAATGTGTATCGCCTCCCTCCGCCCACCTCCTGTCCTCTCAACCCTTCTGGAGATCCTGTCAATCTGAGGATCCCATCCACAGAAAAGCCTATTGTCAGCAAG TCTACAGATACAGCTCTTGTGTCTGGTCCCCTCATATACAACCACATAGAACGCTGGAAAAAGATCAGGCAAAA ATGGAAAGAAGCGTCCAACAAGAATCAGCTGAGGTATAGCGAGAGCATCAAGATCCTGAAAGAGATGAAGGAGATGTACGACCGCTAG
- the LOC139390212 gene encoding proline and serine-rich protein 3 isoform X4 produces the protein MKASGAALFTRKNPFPPDPPLGKTHYNPSRTKKLPKQQRKTTLSPVHLAQLSSPLLQTHSLSPEDQCFLGAANHFVLCSPPATEAQPSFLESWPSTDLGSSPANTDASPNTDTLTRDPTSGKSLVSTGGGEQEDSVLAKYIERFRHGRPQSREVRQQMSAMVGEGQQPFWWLSSSPLPSSSTPTQTTDIDSATTLSPVGQFRHGTTLSPCRGLLDLSAMGLSDSSHGDLGDSEILHLQEKASRLLHRSSEGLGCSNFSSPVSIDEPVRRPIVTSLIDSTTVVGNLSSADLYAGTVSKPSVVGPPDPRTRPEEDILFQWRLRRKMEQASQWVQSNPQQGYTLHQYSVSCQAHKVQRNPLPAYSSHRVAPSLPITSPTVSKLQPDAPVRPHMHLLCDILSCTAQPHSPPPSHQRSPKRSEVSGADRTVRQPKAQFSSTDTSTEEPTSKHESSPPPPALSVTTEEEWAVQQRRTERTKKETLQKERSEKRTGPSCRKKKLARCHVGDRDHAERPSYADWRVSQHHTRGKDRVIPWREEPSRDWGQQERGPGVVREGCPGDRAPPPSPIHSALGQVVSEVLFLTTDSPDPPRTPVSSDSPRYVPPQSPAPPPSAQHPREVVAQLLQEAEDSDEQEFKDDPLLKVLRQQRKWVKEQIGEVDLLLDEFQEE, from the exons ATGAAAGCCAG TGGTGCTGCTCTGTTCACAAGGAAGAATCCCTTCCCGCCAGACCCACCTCTGGGAAAAACCCATTACAACCCTTCACGCACCAAGAAGCTTCCAAAGCAACAGAGAAAAACC ACCCTGAGCCCTGTTCACCTTGCCCAGCTGTCCAGCCCTCTTCTCCAGACACACTCACTGAGCCCAGAGGACCAGTGCTTCCTTGGGGCAGCCAACCACTttgtcctctgttctcctcctgccACAGAGGCCCAGCCTAGTTTCTTAGAGTCCTGGCCCTCCACTGACCTTGGGTCCTCCCCGGCCAACACTGACGCCTCCCcgaacacagacacactgacacggGACCCAACATCGGGAAAGTCCCTGGTCTCCACTGGGGGAGGAGAGCAGGAAGATTCAGTGTTGGCAAA GTACATTGAACGCTTTCGTCACGGAAGGCCACAGAGTCGAGAGGTGCGTCAGCAGATGTCGGCAATGGTGGGAGAGGGCCAGCAGCCTTTCTGGtggctgtcctcctcccctctaccctccAGTTCTACACCCACTCAAACCACTGACATAG ACTCAGCCACCACCCTCAGTCCAGTTGGGCAGTTTCGGCATGGCACCACCCTCTCCCCATGCAGGGGACTCCTTGATCTTAGTGCCATG GGCCTGTCAGACTCCTCTCACGGTGACCTTGGAGACTCCGAGATACTGCATCTGCAGGAGAAGGCCAGTAGACTGCTTCACAGAAG CTCTGAGGGCCTGGGCTGCTCCAATTTTTCCTCCCCTGTGAGCATAGATGAGCCAGTCCGAAGGCCTATAGTTACCAGTCTTATCGACTCAACCACTG TTGTGGGGAACCTAAGCTCAGCAGACCTCTATGCTGGAACCGTGTCCAAACCGTCTGTGGTTGGTCCCCCGGACCCCCGCACACGCCCAGAGGAGGACATCCTGTTTCAGTGGCGTCTGAGGAGAAAGATGGAGCAGGCCAGTCAGTGGGTTCAGTCAAACCCACAGCAGGGTTACACCCTTCATCAGTACTCTGTGAGCTGTCAGGCTCACAAG GTACAGCGGAATCCTCTCCCTGCCTATTCCTCTCATAGAgttgccccctccctccccatcaccaGCCCCACCGTCTCTAAGTTGCAGCCGGATGCCCCTGTCCGTCCCCACATGCACCTCCTCTGTGACATCCTTTCTTGTACCGCTCAGCCCCACTCCCCTCCACCCAGCCACCAGAGGAGCCCAAAGAGGAGTGAGGTCTCTGGGGCCGACCGGACCGTCAGGCAGCCCAAAGCCCAGTTCAGCTCcacagacacctccactgaggagCCCACTAGTAAACATGAGTCCTCTCCACCACCGCCCGCCTTGTCTGTGACCACAGAGGAAGAGTGGGCAGTTCAACAGAGGAGAACCGAGAGGACAAAAAAGGAGACACTACAGAAGGAGAGGAGTGAGAAGCGGACAGGGCCGTCCTGCAGAAAGAAGAAATTAGCCAG GTGTCACGTTGGTGACAGGGACCATGCTGAGAGGCCCAGCTATGCAGATTGGCGTGTGAGCCAACACCACACCAGAGGTAAAGACCGGGTCATCCCATGGAGGGAGGAGCCCAGCAGAGACTGGGGGCAACAGGAAAGGGGGCCGGGGGTAGTGAGAGAGGGCTGCCCTGGAGATCGTGCTCCACCACCCTCTCCCATACACAGCGCCCTGGGACAG GTAGTTTCAGAGGTACTTTTCCTGACCACGGACTCCCCGGACCCGCCCAGAACTCCTGTGTCCTCTGACTCTCCCAGATATGTGCCCCCGCAGTCCCCTGCCCCGCCTCCCAGTGCACAGCATCCACGGGAGGTTGTAGCTCAGCTgcttcaggaggctgaag ATTCAGACGAGCAGGAGTTTAAAGATGACCCCTTACTGAAGGTCTTAAGGCAGCAGAGGAAGTGGGTGAAGGAGCAAATCGG
- the LOC139390212 gene encoding proline and serine-rich protein 3 isoform X1, giving the protein MKASGAALFTRKNPFPPDPPLGKTHYNPSRTKKLPKQQRKTTLSPVHLAQLSSPLLQTHSLSPEDQCFLGAANHFVLCSPPATEAQPSFLESWPSTDLGSSPANTDASPNTDTLTRDPTSGKSLVSTGGGEQEDSVLAKYIERFRHGRPQSREVRQQMSAMVGEGQQPFWWLSSSPLPSSSTPTQTTDIGLSLRKDSATTLSPVGQFRHGTTLSPCRGLLDLSAMGLSDSSHGDLGDSEILHLQEKASRLLHRSEHSLSSGSIPISSEGLGCSNFSSPVSIDEPVRRPIVTSLIDSTTVVGNLSSADLYAGTVSKPSVVGPPDPRTRPEEDILFQWRLRRKMEQASQWVQSNPQQGYTLHQYSVSCQAHKVQRNPLPAYSSHRVAPSLPITSPTVSKLQPDAPVRPHMHLLCDILSCTAQPHSPPPSHQRSPKRSEVSGADRTVRQPKAQFSSTDTSTEEPTSKHESSPPPPALSVTTEEEWAVQQRRTERTKKETLQKERSEKRTGPSCRKKKLARCHVGDRDHAERPSYADWRVSQHHTRGKDRVIPWREEPSRDWGQQERGPGVVREGCPGDRAPPPSPIHSALGQVVSEVLFLTTDSPDPPRTPVSSDSPRYVPPQSPAPPPSAQHPREVVAQLLQEAEDSDEQEFKDDPLLKVLRQQRKWVKEQIGEVDLLLDEFQEE; this is encoded by the exons ATGAAAGCCAG TGGTGCTGCTCTGTTCACAAGGAAGAATCCCTTCCCGCCAGACCCACCTCTGGGAAAAACCCATTACAACCCTTCACGCACCAAGAAGCTTCCAAAGCAACAGAGAAAAACC ACCCTGAGCCCTGTTCACCTTGCCCAGCTGTCCAGCCCTCTTCTCCAGACACACTCACTGAGCCCAGAGGACCAGTGCTTCCTTGGGGCAGCCAACCACTttgtcctctgttctcctcctgccACAGAGGCCCAGCCTAGTTTCTTAGAGTCCTGGCCCTCCACTGACCTTGGGTCCTCCCCGGCCAACACTGACGCCTCCCcgaacacagacacactgacacggGACCCAACATCGGGAAAGTCCCTGGTCTCCACTGGGGGAGGAGAGCAGGAAGATTCAGTGTTGGCAAA GTACATTGAACGCTTTCGTCACGGAAGGCCACAGAGTCGAGAGGTGCGTCAGCAGATGTCGGCAATGGTGGGAGAGGGCCAGCAGCCTTTCTGGtggctgtcctcctcccctctaccctccAGTTCTACACCCACTCAAACCACTGACATAG GCCTTTCCCTTAGAAAAGACTCAGCCACCACCCTCAGTCCAGTTGGGCAGTTTCGGCATGGCACCACCCTCTCCCCATGCAGGGGACTCCTTGATCTTAGTGCCATG GGCCTGTCAGACTCCTCTCACGGTGACCTTGGAGACTCCGAGATACTGCATCTGCAGGAGAAGGCCAGTAGACTGCTTCACAGAAG TGAGCACTCACTCAGTAGTGGATCTATTCCCATCAGCTCTGAGGGCCTGGGCTGCTCCAATTTTTCCTCCCCTGTGAGCATAGATGAGCCAGTCCGAAGGCCTATAGTTACCAGTCTTATCGACTCAACCACTG TTGTGGGGAACCTAAGCTCAGCAGACCTCTATGCTGGAACCGTGTCCAAACCGTCTGTGGTTGGTCCCCCGGACCCCCGCACACGCCCAGAGGAGGACATCCTGTTTCAGTGGCGTCTGAGGAGAAAGATGGAGCAGGCCAGTCAGTGGGTTCAGTCAAACCCACAGCAGGGTTACACCCTTCATCAGTACTCTGTGAGCTGTCAGGCTCACAAG GTACAGCGGAATCCTCTCCCTGCCTATTCCTCTCATAGAgttgccccctccctccccatcaccaGCCCCACCGTCTCTAAGTTGCAGCCGGATGCCCCTGTCCGTCCCCACATGCACCTCCTCTGTGACATCCTTTCTTGTACCGCTCAGCCCCACTCCCCTCCACCCAGCCACCAGAGGAGCCCAAAGAGGAGTGAGGTCTCTGGGGCCGACCGGACCGTCAGGCAGCCCAAAGCCCAGTTCAGCTCcacagacacctccactgaggagCCCACTAGTAAACATGAGTCCTCTCCACCACCGCCCGCCTTGTCTGTGACCACAGAGGAAGAGTGGGCAGTTCAACAGAGGAGAACCGAGAGGACAAAAAAGGAGACACTACAGAAGGAGAGGAGTGAGAAGCGGACAGGGCCGTCCTGCAGAAAGAAGAAATTAGCCAG GTGTCACGTTGGTGACAGGGACCATGCTGAGAGGCCCAGCTATGCAGATTGGCGTGTGAGCCAACACCACACCAGAGGTAAAGACCGGGTCATCCCATGGAGGGAGGAGCCCAGCAGAGACTGGGGGCAACAGGAAAGGGGGCCGGGGGTAGTGAGAGAGGGCTGCCCTGGAGATCGTGCTCCACCACCCTCTCCCATACACAGCGCCCTGGGACAG GTAGTTTCAGAGGTACTTTTCCTGACCACGGACTCCCCGGACCCGCCCAGAACTCCTGTGTCCTCTGACTCTCCCAGATATGTGCCCCCGCAGTCCCCTGCCCCGCCTCCCAGTGCACAGCATCCACGGGAGGTTGTAGCTCAGCTgcttcaggaggctgaag ATTCAGACGAGCAGGAGTTTAAAGATGACCCCTTACTGAAGGTCTTAAGGCAGCAGAGGAAGTGGGTGAAGGAGCAAATCGG
- the LOC139390212 gene encoding proline and serine-rich protein 3 isoform X2 — MKASGAALFTRKNPFPPDPPLGKTHYNPSRTKKLPKQQRKTTLSPVHLAQLSSPLLQTHSLSPEDQCFLGAANHFVLCSPPATEAQPSFLESWPSTDLGSSPANTDASPNTDTLTRDPTSGKSLVSTGGGEQEDSVLAKYIERFRHGRPQSREVRQQMSAMVGEGQQPFWWLSSSPLPSSSTPTQTTDIDSATTLSPVGQFRHGTTLSPCRGLLDLSAMGLSDSSHGDLGDSEILHLQEKASRLLHRSEHSLSSGSIPISSEGLGCSNFSSPVSIDEPVRRPIVTSLIDSTTVVGNLSSADLYAGTVSKPSVVGPPDPRTRPEEDILFQWRLRRKMEQASQWVQSNPQQGYTLHQYSVSCQAHKVQRNPLPAYSSHRVAPSLPITSPTVSKLQPDAPVRPHMHLLCDILSCTAQPHSPPPSHQRSPKRSEVSGADRTVRQPKAQFSSTDTSTEEPTSKHESSPPPPALSVTTEEEWAVQQRRTERTKKETLQKERSEKRTGPSCRKKKLARCHVGDRDHAERPSYADWRVSQHHTRGKDRVIPWREEPSRDWGQQERGPGVVREGCPGDRAPPPSPIHSALGQVVSEVLFLTTDSPDPPRTPVSSDSPRYVPPQSPAPPPSAQHPREVVAQLLQEAEDSDEQEFKDDPLLKVLRQQRKWVKEQIGEVDLLLDEFQEE; from the exons ATGAAAGCCAG TGGTGCTGCTCTGTTCACAAGGAAGAATCCCTTCCCGCCAGACCCACCTCTGGGAAAAACCCATTACAACCCTTCACGCACCAAGAAGCTTCCAAAGCAACAGAGAAAAACC ACCCTGAGCCCTGTTCACCTTGCCCAGCTGTCCAGCCCTCTTCTCCAGACACACTCACTGAGCCCAGAGGACCAGTGCTTCCTTGGGGCAGCCAACCACTttgtcctctgttctcctcctgccACAGAGGCCCAGCCTAGTTTCTTAGAGTCCTGGCCCTCCACTGACCTTGGGTCCTCCCCGGCCAACACTGACGCCTCCCcgaacacagacacactgacacggGACCCAACATCGGGAAAGTCCCTGGTCTCCACTGGGGGAGGAGAGCAGGAAGATTCAGTGTTGGCAAA GTACATTGAACGCTTTCGTCACGGAAGGCCACAGAGTCGAGAGGTGCGTCAGCAGATGTCGGCAATGGTGGGAGAGGGCCAGCAGCCTTTCTGGtggctgtcctcctcccctctaccctccAGTTCTACACCCACTCAAACCACTGACATAG ACTCAGCCACCACCCTCAGTCCAGTTGGGCAGTTTCGGCATGGCACCACCCTCTCCCCATGCAGGGGACTCCTTGATCTTAGTGCCATG GGCCTGTCAGACTCCTCTCACGGTGACCTTGGAGACTCCGAGATACTGCATCTGCAGGAGAAGGCCAGTAGACTGCTTCACAGAAG TGAGCACTCACTCAGTAGTGGATCTATTCCCATCAGCTCTGAGGGCCTGGGCTGCTCCAATTTTTCCTCCCCTGTGAGCATAGATGAGCCAGTCCGAAGGCCTATAGTTACCAGTCTTATCGACTCAACCACTG TTGTGGGGAACCTAAGCTCAGCAGACCTCTATGCTGGAACCGTGTCCAAACCGTCTGTGGTTGGTCCCCCGGACCCCCGCACACGCCCAGAGGAGGACATCCTGTTTCAGTGGCGTCTGAGGAGAAAGATGGAGCAGGCCAGTCAGTGGGTTCAGTCAAACCCACAGCAGGGTTACACCCTTCATCAGTACTCTGTGAGCTGTCAGGCTCACAAG GTACAGCGGAATCCTCTCCCTGCCTATTCCTCTCATAGAgttgccccctccctccccatcaccaGCCCCACCGTCTCTAAGTTGCAGCCGGATGCCCCTGTCCGTCCCCACATGCACCTCCTCTGTGACATCCTTTCTTGTACCGCTCAGCCCCACTCCCCTCCACCCAGCCACCAGAGGAGCCCAAAGAGGAGTGAGGTCTCTGGGGCCGACCGGACCGTCAGGCAGCCCAAAGCCCAGTTCAGCTCcacagacacctccactgaggagCCCACTAGTAAACATGAGTCCTCTCCACCACCGCCCGCCTTGTCTGTGACCACAGAGGAAGAGTGGGCAGTTCAACAGAGGAGAACCGAGAGGACAAAAAAGGAGACACTACAGAAGGAGAGGAGTGAGAAGCGGACAGGGCCGTCCTGCAGAAAGAAGAAATTAGCCAG GTGTCACGTTGGTGACAGGGACCATGCTGAGAGGCCCAGCTATGCAGATTGGCGTGTGAGCCAACACCACACCAGAGGTAAAGACCGGGTCATCCCATGGAGGGAGGAGCCCAGCAGAGACTGGGGGCAACAGGAAAGGGGGCCGGGGGTAGTGAGAGAGGGCTGCCCTGGAGATCGTGCTCCACCACCCTCTCCCATACACAGCGCCCTGGGACAG GTAGTTTCAGAGGTACTTTTCCTGACCACGGACTCCCCGGACCCGCCCAGAACTCCTGTGTCCTCTGACTCTCCCAGATATGTGCCCCCGCAGTCCCCTGCCCCGCCTCCCAGTGCACAGCATCCACGGGAGGTTGTAGCTCAGCTgcttcaggaggctgaag ATTCAGACGAGCAGGAGTTTAAAGATGACCCCTTACTGAAGGTCTTAAGGCAGCAGAGGAAGTGGGTGAAGGAGCAAATCGG
- the LOC139390184 gene encoding C3a anaphylatoxin chemotactic receptor-like, with the protein MIFFAIENKMEMENSTMVYSDVTTGMDIISLVVYCMAFVLGPTGNGLVIYVTSCRIKKNVNSVWFLNLALADFLFTSFLLLYIIYIARGYDWPFGDILCKLNSMVTMLNMFASIFLLAAISLHRCLSTWVVVWAHNKCTPGRAEVICVGIWLASLVCSLPFTIFRKIIHHDNRTMCSYSNPHSSTYRNLVVFRFLLGFLIPFLVIIGSYIAIWIRARRLQKGRTYRSLRIIVSVVLAFFICWMPFHVFQFLDIMEEDNQGLKPVVDIGTPLSASLAYLNSCLNPILYVFMCDEFQKKLRQSVLLVFENAFAEDHGMNFVSSTRSLSSHLSRISRKSESLAPGEGGHLHLTGDQSDSKV; encoded by the exons ATGATATTCTTTGCTATAGAGAATAAGATGGAAATGG AAAACTCTACCATGGTATATTCTGATGTGACAACTGGGATGGACATAATATCTCTGGTTGTCTACTGTATGGCGTTTGTGCTTGGCCCCACTGGCAACGGCTTGGTGATCTACGTGACGAGCTGCAGGATAAAGAAGAATGTCAACTCTGTTTGGTTCCTCAACCTGGCCTTGGCGGACTTCCTCTTCACTTCCTTTCTGCTCCTCTATATCATCTACATTGCCCGTGGTTATGATTGGCCTTTCGGAGACATCCTTTGCAAGTTAAACAGCATGGTGACTATGCTCAACATGTTCGCCAGCATCTTCCTCCTGGCGGCCATCAGTCTGCACCGCTGCCTGTCCACGTGGGTGGTTGTGTGGGCCCATAACAAGTGCACGCCAGGCAGGGCTGAGGTCATCTGTGTGGGGATCTGGTTAGCCTCATTGGTCTGTAGCCTCCCATTCACCATCTTTCGGAAGATCATACACCATGATAATAGGACAATGTGCAGTTATTCAAATCCCCATTCTTCCACCTACAGGAACTTGGTTGTGTTCCGCTTTCTGCTGGGCTTTCTCATCCCATTCCTGGTCATCATAGGCTCTTACATTGCCATATGGATACGCGCCAGGCGCCTTCAGAAAGGAAGAACGTACAGGTCCCTCCGGATCATAGTCTCCGTTGTCCTGGCCTTCTTCATCTGCTGGATGCCCTTTCACGTCTTCCAGTTTCTGGACATCATGGAAGAAGACAACCAAGGCCTCAAGCCGGTCGTAGATATAGGGACTCCCCTGTCCGCTAGCCTGGCCTACCTCAACAGCTGCCTGAACCCCATCCTGTACGTCTTCATGTGTGACGAGTTCCAGAAGAAGCTGCGTCAGTCCGTGCTGCTCGTATTCGAGAATGCTTTTGCAGAGGACCACGGGATGAACTTTGTGTCATCAACGCGCTCCCTGAGCTCCCATCTCTCCCGGATCTCCCGTAAGTCTGAGTCTCTGGCTCCAGGAGAAGGAGGACATTTACACCTCACTGGTGACCAGTCTGATAGTAAAGTGTAA